Proteins encoded within one genomic window of Amorphoplanes friuliensis DSM 7358:
- a CDS encoding ATP-binding cassette domain-containing protein encodes MSAVLEIQGLQKTYRSRKGVRKALDGFDMVVEAGQVHGFLGPNGSGKTTTLRTLLGLIKPNGGRMAIFGREVPEALPEVAGSVGAIVESPQFFGNFTAHDTLSLLADAGGVDQGRVFEVLELVGLRDRSKDRVKTYSLGMKQRLAVASALLKNPKLLILDEPANGLDPGGIREMRTLMRTLAESGMTVVLSSHILGEIQLICDSVTIISAGRRVAAGGVADVLAQHQTSSVRVRVESLADLTASAGALREIGAQVVVEADHLMVSGVAQASAITRTLASRGVFVSELAPIAVDLESVFLELTGTAPVDGAHRQVDQSAMAPAVPNGGWGL; translated from the coding sequence GTGAGCGCCGTCCTGGAGATACAAGGTCTGCAGAAGACCTATCGCAGCCGCAAGGGGGTGCGGAAGGCTCTCGACGGGTTCGACATGGTTGTCGAGGCGGGGCAGGTGCACGGCTTCCTCGGGCCCAACGGCTCCGGCAAGACCACCACGCTGCGGACGCTGCTCGGGCTGATCAAGCCGAACGGTGGCCGGATGGCGATCTTCGGGCGTGAGGTGCCGGAGGCGCTGCCCGAGGTGGCCGGTTCGGTCGGGGCGATCGTGGAGAGCCCGCAGTTCTTCGGGAACTTCACCGCTCACGACACGCTTTCGCTGCTCGCCGATGCGGGCGGTGTCGATCAGGGCCGGGTCTTCGAGGTGCTGGAACTGGTCGGGCTGCGAGACCGTTCGAAGGACCGGGTCAAGACCTACTCGCTGGGCATGAAGCAGCGTCTCGCCGTCGCGTCCGCGCTGCTCAAGAATCCGAAGCTGCTGATCCTGGACGAGCCCGCCAACGGTCTCGACCCGGGCGGCATCCGGGAGATGCGCACCTTGATGCGCACGCTGGCCGAGTCGGGGATGACCGTGGTGCTGTCCAGCCACATCCTGGGTGAGATCCAGCTGATCTGCGACTCCGTCACGATCATCTCAGCCGGGCGCCGGGTCGCTGCCGGTGGTGTCGCCGACGTGCTGGCCCAGCATCAGACTTCGTCGGTACGCGTGCGTGTCGAATCGCTCGCTGACCTCACCGCCTCGGCGGGTGCACTGCGCGAGATCGGTGCGCAGGTTGTCGTGGAGGCCGATCACCTGATGGTCAGCGGTGTGGCTCAGGCCAGTGCGATCACCCGTACGCTGGCTTCCCGCGGTGTTTTTGTCAGTGAGCTGGCGCCGATCGCTGTCGACCTGGAGAGCGTCTTCCTGGAGCTGACGGGCACCGCGCCGGTCGACGGTGCGCACCGCCAGGTGGATCAGTCCGCGATGGCGCCGGCTGTGCCGAACGGCGGGTGGGGACTGTGA
- the thrC gene encoding threonine synthase yields the protein MRRSLVVTSAVDAPSKSISPARALVCRGCGAEFPLAAQHACYECFGPLEVAYDAAALASVTREQIEAGPQNIWRYAALLPTGQDPATRVTLDPGLTPLVSATALAAEVGLRAPLWVKDDSANPTHSFKDRVVSVALTAARELGFTRFACASTGNLANSVAAHAARAGVPSIVFIPGDLEQGKVITTAVYGGELVAIDGSYDDVNRLCGELVETDEFEDTAFVNVNVRPFYAEGSKTLGYEVAEQLGWRIPAQVVVPMASGELLTKIDKAFSELVEIGLVEAPEGGWTVFGAQSAGCNPIATALHNGTDQIIPVKPTGIAKSLNIGDPAAGSYAIEAVTRTGGWMDYADDDEIRDAIQLLARTTGVFAETAGGVTVAVLKKLVASGKLDPDKETVVYNTGEGLKTLDAVAGQVGPTHRIKPSLRGARDAGLLG from the coding sequence ATGAGAAGGAGCCTCGTTGTGACGTCGGCCGTTGATGCCCCCAGTAAGTCCATCAGCCCTGCCCGGGCGCTTGTCTGCCGTGGTTGTGGTGCCGAGTTCCCGCTGGCCGCGCAGCATGCCTGTTATGAGTGTTTCGGGCCACTCGAGGTGGCTTACGACGCTGCCGCGCTGGCTTCGGTCACGCGGGAGCAGATCGAGGCGGGGCCGCAGAACATCTGGCGGTACGCCGCTCTTCTTCCGACCGGGCAGGACCCGGCCACCCGCGTCACGCTCGACCCGGGCCTGACGCCGCTGGTCAGCGCGACCGCCCTCGCCGCCGAGGTGGGGCTGCGGGCGCCGCTCTGGGTCAAGGACGATTCGGCCAACCCGACCCACTCGTTCAAGGACCGTGTTGTCTCCGTCGCGCTGACCGCCGCGCGGGAGCTGGGGTTCACGCGGTTCGCCTGCGCCTCCACCGGCAACCTGGCCAACTCCGTCGCCGCGCACGCGGCGCGGGCGGGTGTGCCGTCGATCGTCTTCATCCCCGGTGACCTCGAGCAGGGCAAGGTCATCACCACGGCCGTGTACGGCGGGGAGCTCGTCGCGATCGACGGGTCCTACGACGACGTGAACCGGCTCTGTGGCGAGCTCGTCGAGACCGACGAGTTCGAGGACACCGCCTTTGTGAACGTCAATGTGCGGCCGTTCTACGCCGAGGGTTCCAAGACGCTGGGTTACGAGGTCGCCGAGCAGCTCGGCTGGCGCATCCCGGCCCAGGTGGTCGTGCCGATGGCCAGTGGTGAGCTGCTGACCAAGATCGACAAGGCGTTCAGCGAGCTGGTGGAGATCGGCCTGGTCGAGGCGCCCGAGGGTGGCTGGACCGTGTTCGGCGCGCAGTCGGCCGGGTGCAACCCCATCGCGACCGCGCTGCACAACGGCACCGACCAGATCATCCCGGTGAAGCCGACCGGCATCGCGAAGTCGCTCAACATCGGCGACCCGGCAGCCGGGTCGTACGCGATCGAGGCCGTGACCCGCACCGGCGGCTGGATGGACTACGCCGACGACGACGAGATCCGTGACGCGATCCAGTTGCTCGCCCGCACCACCGGCGTCTTCGCCGAGACCGCCGGCGGTGTCACCGTCGCCGTGCTCAAGAAGCTCGTCGCCAGCGGGAAGCTCGACCCCGACAAGGAGACCGTCGTCTACAACACCGGCGAGGGCCTCAAGACGCTGGACGCCGTCGCCGGGCAGGTCGGGCCGACCCACCGGATCAAGCCGTCGCTGCGTGGCGCCCGCGACGCCGGCCTCCTGGGCTGA
- a CDS encoding GNAT family N-acetyltransferase, which yields MLHVEPLTDNVKAFEIATAAFEVDAPGFPLDRREAFVARMQNPWPGNTLEHHAALLDGVTVGYVKIAMSQLDNLTSVDVEITVHPAYRRRGAGRALRDFAVARAREEGRKHLVAPASDGQPSGAAFATTVGAKAGLAEVRSRLDVAEVTGEPGPIAAGYRLVQWVNVAPEEFLDDIGYLDGRINEDAPNGDLVREAEKIDAARVRASEKAVRTRGRSAFNTGAVHEGSGRLVAWTMIASPDDAHEQAWQNATVVGPEHRGHGLGLTIKQENLRLARTERPALRVVDTFNAAENEHMIRINRQLGFRRMEAWTQWQLTL from the coding sequence ATGTTGCATGTGGAGCCTCTGACCGACAACGTGAAGGCCTTCGAGATCGCGACGGCGGCCTTCGAGGTGGACGCGCCGGGTTTCCCGCTCGACCGCCGTGAAGCATTCGTGGCCCGGATGCAGAATCCGTGGCCGGGAAACACCCTGGAACATCATGCGGCACTGCTCGACGGCGTCACTGTCGGTTACGTGAAGATCGCGATGTCGCAGCTGGACAATCTGACCAGTGTCGACGTCGAGATCACCGTTCACCCGGCGTACCGGCGCCGGGGTGCCGGGCGGGCCCTGCGTGACTTCGCGGTCGCCCGTGCCCGTGAAGAGGGCCGCAAGCACCTCGTCGCCCCGGCGAGCGACGGGCAGCCGTCCGGTGCCGCCTTTGCGACCACTGTGGGCGCCAAGGCCGGGCTGGCCGAGGTTCGCAGCCGGCTGGACGTCGCTGAGGTCACCGGCGAGCCTGGTCCGATCGCGGCCGGCTACCGCCTGGTGCAGTGGGTCAACGTCGCCCCCGAGGAGTTCCTGGACGACATCGGCTACCTCGACGGCCGGATCAACGAGGACGCGCCGAACGGCGACCTGGTCCGGGAGGCGGAGAAGATCGACGCCGCCCGGGTCCGCGCCTCCGAGAAAGCCGTCCGCACCCGGGGCCGCAGCGCGTTCAACACCGGCGCCGTGCACGAGGGCAGTGGCCGGCTGGTCGCCTGGACGATGATCGCGAGCCCGGACGACGCCCACGAACAGGCCTGGCAGAACGCCACGGTCGTCGGCCCGGAGCACCGCGGGCACGGTCTCGGCCTGACCATCAAGCAGGAGAACCTGCGCCTGGCCCGTACCGAGCGGCCCGCGCTCCGCGTTGTCGACACGTTCAACGCCGCGGAGAACGAACACATGATCCGGATCAACCGTCAGCTGGGCTTCCGGCGGATGGAGGCGTGGACCCAGTGGCAGCTGACCTTGTGA
- the groL gene encoding chaperonin GroEL (60 kDa chaperone family; promotes refolding of misfolded polypeptides especially under stressful conditions; forms two stacked rings of heptamers to form a barrel-shaped 14mer; ends can be capped by GroES; misfolded proteins enter the barrel where they are refolded when GroES binds), with protein sequence MAKIIAFDEEARRGLESGMNQLADAVKVTLGPKGRNVVLEKKWGAPTITNDGVSIAKEIELEGTFEKIGAELVKEVAKKTDDVAGDGTTTATVLAQALVREGLRNVAAGANPMALKRGIEAAVASVSEELTKIAKDVETKEQIASTASISAGDSTVGEIIAEAMDKVGKEGVITVEESNTFGLELELTEGMRFDKGYISAYFMTDAERMEAVFDDPYILIANSKISAVKDLLPVLEKVMQGGKPLIIIAEDVEGEALATLVVNKVRGTFKSVAVKAPGFGDRRKAMLDDIAILTGATVVSEEVGLKLDAADLSLLGQARKVVITKDETTIVDGAGNAEQIQGRVNQIRAEIEKSDSDYDREKLQERLAKLAGGVAVIKVGAATEVELKERKHRIEDAVRNAKAAVEEGIVPGGGVALVQAGKTAFDKLDLVGDEATGANIVRVALDAPLRQIAVNAGLEGGVVSEKVRNLELGHGLNAATGEYVDLLAAGIIDPAKVTRSALQNAASIAALFLTTEAVVADKPEKNPAPAGGPGGGDMDF encoded by the coding sequence ATGGCCAAGATCATCGCATTTGACGAGGAAGCTCGTCGCGGCCTCGAGAGTGGTATGAACCAGCTCGCCGACGCCGTCAAGGTGACGCTCGGCCCCAAGGGCCGCAACGTCGTGCTCGAGAAGAAGTGGGGCGCTCCCACCATCACCAACGATGGTGTGTCGATCGCCAAGGAGATCGAGCTCGAGGGCACCTTCGAGAAGATCGGCGCCGAGCTGGTCAAGGAGGTCGCCAAGAAGACCGACGACGTGGCCGGCGACGGCACGACGACGGCGACCGTGCTGGCCCAGGCGCTGGTCCGTGAGGGCCTGCGCAACGTGGCCGCCGGTGCGAACCCGATGGCGCTCAAGCGGGGCATCGAGGCTGCTGTCGCCTCTGTCTCCGAGGAGCTCACCAAGATCGCGAAGGACGTGGAGACGAAGGAGCAGATCGCCTCCACCGCCTCCATCTCCGCCGGTGACTCCACGGTCGGCGAGATCATCGCTGAGGCCATGGACAAGGTCGGCAAGGAAGGCGTCATCACCGTCGAGGAGAGCAACACCTTCGGTCTCGAGCTCGAGCTCACCGAGGGCATGCGCTTCGACAAGGGCTACATCTCGGCGTACTTCATGACCGACGCCGAGCGTATGGAGGCCGTCTTCGACGACCCCTACATCCTCATCGCGAACAGCAAGATCTCCGCGGTCAAGGACCTGCTCCCCGTCCTCGAGAAGGTCATGCAGGGCGGCAAGCCGCTCATCATCATCGCCGAGGACGTCGAGGGCGAGGCCCTGGCCACCCTGGTCGTCAACAAGGTGCGCGGCACCTTCAAGTCCGTCGCCGTCAAGGCCCCGGGCTTCGGCGACCGCCGCAAGGCCATGCTGGACGACATCGCGATCCTCACCGGTGCGACCGTCGTCAGCGAAGAGGTCGGCCTCAAGCTCGACGCCGCTGACCTGTCCCTGCTGGGCCAGGCGCGCAAGGTTGTCATCACCAAGGACGAGACGACCATCGTCGACGGTGCCGGCAACGCCGAGCAGATCCAGGGCCGGGTCAACCAGATCCGGGCCGAGATCGAGAAGTCGGACTCCGACTACGACCGCGAGAAGCTGCAGGAGCGCCTGGCCAAGCTGGCCGGCGGCGTTGCGGTCATCAAGGTCGGCGCGGCCACCGAGGTCGAGCTCAAGGAGCGCAAGCACCGCATCGAGGACGCCGTCCGCAACGCGAAGGCGGCCGTCGAAGAGGGCATCGTCCCCGGTGGTGGCGTCGCGCTCGTGCAGGCCGGCAAGACCGCGTTCGACAAGCTCGACCTGGTGGGCGACGAGGCCACCGGTGCGAACATCGTCCGCGTCGCGCTGGACGCCCCGCTGCGCCAGATCGCTGTCAACGCCGGCCTCGAGGGTGGCGTCGTCTCCGAGAAGGTGCGCAACCTCGAGCTGGGTCACGGCCTGAACGCCGCGACCGGCGAGTACGTCGACCTCCTGGCCGCGGGCATCATCGACCCGGCCAAGGTCACCCGCTCGGCGCTGCAGAACGCCGCGTCGATCGCCGCTCTGTTCCTCACGACCGAGGCGGTCGTGGCGGACAAGCCGGAGAAGAACCCGGCCCCGGCCGGTGGCCCCGGCGGCGGAGACATGGACTTCTAA
- a CDS encoding GNAT family N-acetyltransferase codes for MTSTLAPPLTVHRVTPEDAARMRALRLEMLADSPLAFLETLAQAAARPHADYRRRIVQASTGGQLAQFVADPGGRLTGHAGGTVLPEEPGATVVFAVYITPAQRGTGVLGRLVDAVAEWSLAMGRPELMLEVVVGNDRAVRAYERLGFQDTGIRVPHPVVPGLKELQMRRQAAS; via the coding sequence ATGACCAGCACACTGGCGCCGCCGCTCACCGTGCACCGGGTCACCCCCGAGGACGCGGCCAGGATGCGCGCGCTGCGGCTGGAGATGCTGGCCGACAGCCCGCTCGCCTTCCTCGAGACGCTGGCCCAGGCCGCCGCCCGGCCGCACGCGGACTACCGCCGGCGGATCGTGCAGGCATCGACCGGCGGCCAGCTGGCCCAGTTCGTCGCCGACCCGGGCGGGCGCCTGACCGGCCACGCGGGCGGCACAGTCCTGCCGGAGGAGCCCGGGGCCACGGTGGTCTTCGCGGTCTACATCACACCAGCGCAGCGCGGCACGGGTGTGCTGGGCCGGCTCGTCGACGCGGTCGCGGAGTGGTCACTCGCCATGGGCCGCCCCGAGCTGATGCTCGAAGTGGTCGTCGGCAACGACCGGGCGGTCCGGGCGTACGAGCGGCTGGGCTTCCAGGACACCGGCATCCGCGTGCCGCACCCCGTCGTCCCGGGGCTGAAGGAGCTTCAGATGCGCCGGCAGGCCGCGTCGTGA
- a CDS encoding Ig-like domain-containing protein: MPALRSAPHRVLALLVVVAVGVALTFYMSRAEAVITTPFTTTFSANANGAIVLRGNTNLTCPPAATGCTDGLQGIGSASTEVLNNNGYVMQNAGADQANGLFNSSSTQLVLPAGSTVLFAGLYWSANTKAGTSGAVAPTAADKGKVKFSVPGGGGYTTMVSTETNTDPSTSAYQGYTNVTTLVAGGGNGTYSVANIQAGTGVDRYAGWALVVAYRNAALPMRDLRVFDGFGVVSSGSTSVTIPVSGFETPQYGTVTTKIGTVVYEGDLGKTGDVLQLNGSAVSDSKNPANNFFNSTVSDGGALVTDRSPASSNLLGVDVDQFDATGRLANGATSATLTLTTTNETFYPGVVTFSTDLYAPNLTATLTGKDVDGGNLLPGDEIEYTVGVVNDGTDTAIESVLTDAVPAGTTYVPGSLAVAGTPVTDAPGDDTGSFATDSAQGTTTFNIGTGATPSTGGELIPSATTKVTFRVKVDLNTPAGFTVVDVANVAYTGKHTGRKIAGTSTASGVTVAQPSADLAAGLAIVPGVVQRGGAPDPVTYQVSVTNNGPEREARAVAKLTLPAGATPGTLPAGCTATGQDVTCVLGVLALGSTATVLVDTLVDDTAAATAGATVTASGAGADPTPGNNTVVRTLTVNTAPKAVADPGVTTPTDAPVVVAVLDNDTDADGDPLTVSVGSGPAHGTAVANADGTITYTPAAGYAGPDSFTYVLADGKGGTGTATVTVGVDNAAPVVHDDQAGAAGQAVTVTVLDNDSDPNGDPLTITAVTQPASGTVTFGAQDLTFTPVSGFTGPATFTYTVSDGRGGSATATVKVTVGNAAPVAADDAISTNYRTDVVVPVLGGDTDPNGDTLTVTAVGQPGHGSVDLTAGVVTYRPAAGFSGTDTFTYTVSDGNGGDDTGRVTVTVANAAPVATNRTVQTAFGTALTLDVVAAASDPNGDSLVVSGVTAAAHGTVVRNQDGTITYTPAARWSGPDSFDYTISDGNGGTATATVSLTVANGVPVAGADTVTAETNLPLVVPVLADDSDPNGDPLTVTIDTQPLHGTAAVAADGTVTYTPAPGYRGPDGFHYTISDGKGGTAGAAVTVTVVNSPPVAAPDADVTPTDVPIRLTVLSNDSDPSGDPITITGHTNGGHGTVTPTGDGTLVYSPGRGFAGTDTFTYTIEDAAHGSSTTTVTVTVLNANPIAVPDAVRAQPGVAVPIPVLANDTDPNIGQHLRIISTTVPVHGIAAVRPDGTITYTAEAGSSGTDTFDYVVTDDAGGTDTTTVTVGVNSAPIAAADKATASSGTAVIIPVLANDTDFENEALTLVSVSAPENGTAKIVNGVVRYTPATGFTGVDTFTYVVTDPSGGRSTGRVSVTVANAAPIARADQSAVVKGGRVDIDVLGNDSDVNPGQRLTVKSAGKAAHGTTSVLSDGRIRYTPDAGYLGTDSFDYVLSDGAGGTATGRVSVTVTDGTPVALPDEKATPYQRAVTVDVLGNDLDPDGDRLTVTTVTQPADGKVTFTATTVTYRPADGFSGTAAFTYTISDGKDTSTSTVTVVVGTPPAVPDKAATADPATPVLIGLPTVDKHQRPVTVIAVGKPSHGTAELAAAAVTYTPVLGFAGMDSFSYSAEDPNGNRATGTIKVTVAGPNAAPVARNDGATVKAGASVVVSVLAGDKDPNEDPLTVTKVGKPRHGAAVLNANGTVTYAPSDTYEGGTDSFTYTISDGRGGTDTATVTITVQEGPTPATQTIIKLPRTGADLMSVGALGTTALLLGAALYFFGGRLPFLATATATDRGPGRHRPGKHAWHK; this comes from the coding sequence ATGCCCGCACTGCGTTCCGCCCCCCACCGGGTGCTCGCCCTGCTCGTGGTCGTCGCCGTCGGGGTCGCGCTGACCTTCTACATGAGCCGGGCGGAGGCGGTCATCACGACGCCGTTCACCACCACGTTCTCGGCCAACGCGAACGGTGCGATCGTGCTGCGCGGCAACACGAACCTCACCTGCCCGCCGGCGGCGACGGGCTGCACCGACGGTCTGCAGGGCATCGGCTCGGCCTCGACCGAGGTGCTGAACAACAACGGCTACGTGATGCAGAACGCGGGCGCCGACCAGGCCAACGGCCTCTTCAACTCCAGCAGCACCCAGCTGGTGTTGCCGGCGGGCAGCACGGTGCTCTTCGCGGGTCTGTACTGGAGTGCCAACACCAAGGCGGGTACGAGTGGTGCGGTCGCCCCGACGGCGGCCGACAAGGGCAAGGTCAAGTTCTCGGTGCCGGGCGGTGGCGGTTACACGACCATGGTGTCGACCGAGACCAACACCGACCCGTCGACCAGCGCGTACCAGGGATACACCAACGTCACGACCCTGGTGGCCGGCGGCGGCAACGGCACCTACTCCGTGGCCAACATCCAGGCCGGTACGGGCGTCGACCGGTACGCGGGCTGGGCGCTTGTGGTCGCGTACCGGAATGCCGCCCTGCCGATGCGCGACCTGCGCGTCTTCGACGGTTTCGGGGTGGTCAGCAGCGGCTCGACCAGCGTGACGATCCCGGTCAGCGGTTTCGAGACCCCGCAGTACGGCACGGTGACCACGAAGATCGGCACCGTGGTCTACGAGGGTGACCTGGGCAAGACCGGGGACGTGCTGCAGCTCAACGGCAGTGCGGTGTCCGACTCGAAGAACCCGGCGAACAACTTCTTCAACAGCACGGTCAGCGACGGCGGCGCACTGGTCACCGACCGCTCGCCGGCGAGTTCGAACCTGCTCGGCGTGGACGTGGACCAGTTCGACGCGACCGGGCGGCTGGCCAACGGCGCGACCAGCGCGACCCTGACGCTGACCACGACGAACGAGACGTTCTACCCGGGTGTGGTCACCTTCAGCACCGACCTGTACGCGCCGAACCTGACCGCGACGCTCACCGGCAAGGACGTCGACGGCGGCAACCTGCTGCCCGGCGACGAGATCGAGTACACGGTCGGTGTGGTCAACGACGGCACCGACACGGCGATCGAGTCGGTGCTGACGGACGCGGTCCCGGCCGGTACGACGTACGTGCCGGGCTCCCTGGCCGTCGCGGGCACCCCGGTGACCGACGCGCCGGGCGACGACACGGGGTCCTTCGCCACCGACTCCGCACAGGGCACCACAACCTTCAACATCGGCACGGGCGCGACCCCGTCGACCGGCGGCGAGCTGATCCCGAGCGCGACCACCAAGGTGACGTTCCGCGTGAAGGTCGATCTGAACACCCCGGCGGGCTTCACGGTGGTCGACGTGGCGAACGTGGCGTACACCGGCAAGCACACGGGCCGGAAGATCGCCGGCACGAGTACGGCCTCGGGGGTGACCGTGGCGCAGCCGAGCGCGGACCTCGCCGCCGGCCTGGCCATCGTCCCGGGCGTCGTGCAGCGCGGCGGTGCACCCGACCCGGTCACCTACCAGGTCTCGGTCACCAACAACGGCCCGGAACGCGAGGCGCGGGCCGTCGCGAAGCTGACCCTGCCGGCCGGTGCCACACCCGGCACACTGCCCGCGGGCTGCACAGCGACGGGCCAGGACGTCACCTGCGTGCTCGGGGTCCTGGCTCTCGGCAGCACCGCAACGGTGCTGGTCGACACGCTTGTCGACGACACCGCCGCGGCGACGGCGGGTGCGACGGTCACGGCCTCCGGAGCCGGCGCCGACCCCACACCCGGCAACAACACCGTGGTGCGGACCCTGACGGTGAACACCGCCCCGAAGGCGGTGGCCGACCCGGGTGTCACCACCCCGACCGACGCGCCGGTCGTTGTCGCGGTGCTGGACAACGACACTGACGCCGACGGCGACCCGCTGACCGTTTCGGTCGGCAGCGGCCCGGCGCACGGCACGGCCGTGGCGAACGCCGACGGCACGATCACGTACACGCCGGCCGCCGGATATGCGGGACCGGACTCGTTCACCTACGTGCTCGCCGACGGTAAGGGCGGCACCGGCACCGCGACCGTGACGGTGGGCGTCGACAACGCCGCGCCGGTGGTTCACGACGACCAGGCGGGCGCGGCGGGCCAGGCGGTCACCGTCACCGTGCTCGACAACGACTCCGACCCCAACGGCGACCCGCTGACGATCACCGCGGTCACCCAGCCGGCGTCCGGCACGGTCACCTTCGGCGCTCAGGACCTCACGTTCACCCCGGTCAGCGGGTTCACCGGGCCGGCGACCTTCACCTACACCGTCTCGGACGGCCGGGGCGGCTCGGCCACCGCAACCGTCAAGGTCACCGTCGGCAACGCTGCACCGGTCGCCGCCGACGACGCCATCTCGACGAACTACCGCACCGACGTGGTCGTTCCGGTGCTCGGCGGGGACACCGATCCCAACGGCGACACACTGACGGTCACCGCGGTCGGTCAGCCCGGCCACGGCAGCGTCGACCTCACCGCCGGCGTGGTCACCTACCGCCCGGCGGCCGGCTTCTCCGGTACGGACACCTTCACGTACACGGTCTCGGACGGCAACGGCGGCGACGACACCGGCCGGGTGACCGTCACCGTGGCCAACGCGGCCCCCGTGGCAACGAACCGCACCGTGCAGACCGCCTTCGGCACGGCCCTGACCCTGGACGTGGTCGCAGCCGCGTCCGACCCGAACGGCGACAGCCTCGTGGTCAGCGGTGTGACAGCGGCCGCGCACGGCACGGTCGTCCGCAACCAGGACGGCACGATCACCTACACCCCGGCCGCGCGCTGGTCGGGTCCGGACAGCTTCGACTACACGATCTCGGACGGCAACGGCGGCACGGCAACGGCGACCGTCAGCCTCACCGTCGCCAACGGCGTACCGGTGGCCGGCGCCGACACGGTGACCGCCGAGACCAATCTGCCCCTGGTCGTACCGGTGCTGGCCGACGACAGCGACCCGAACGGCGACCCGCTGACGGTCACGATCGACACGCAGCCCCTGCACGGCACGGCCGCGGTCGCCGCCGATGGCACGGTGACCTACACGCCGGCGCCCGGCTATCGCGGGCCGGACGGCTTCCACTACACGATCTCCGACGGCAAGGGTGGCACCGCGGGCGCGGCCGTCACCGTCACCGTGGTGAACTCGCCGCCGGTGGCCGCGCCGGACGCCGACGTCACCCCGACCGACGTCCCGATCCGCCTGACCGTGCTCAGCAACGACAGCGACCCCAGCGGCGACCCGATCACGATCACCGGGCACACCAACGGCGGCCACGGCACGGTCACGCCGACCGGGGACGGCACGCTGGTCTACTCCCCCGGGCGGGGCTTCGCCGGTACGGACACCTTCACGTACACGATCGAGGACGCGGCGCACGGGAGCTCCACGACGACCGTCACCGTCACCGTGCTCAACGCCAACCCGATCGCGGTGCCCGACGCCGTACGCGCCCAGCCCGGTGTCGCCGTGCCGATCCCCGTCCTGGCCAACGACACCGACCCGAACATCGGCCAGCACCTGCGCATCATCTCGACCACGGTCCCGGTGCACGGCATCGCCGCCGTACGCCCCGACGGCACGATCACGTACACGGCCGAGGCGGGCAGTTCCGGCACCGACACGTTCGACTACGTGGTGACCGACGACGCCGGCGGCACCGACACGACCACAGTCACGGTCGGCGTGAACTCCGCGCCGATCGCCGCCGCCGACAAGGCCACCGCCTCGTCGGGCACAGCCGTGATCATCCCGGTCCTCGCGAACGACACCGACTTCGAGAACGAGGCGCTGACCCTCGTCTCGGTGTCCGCACCGGAGAACGGCACGGCGAAGATCGTGAACGGCGTGGTCCGCTACACGCCCGCGACCGGCTTCACGGGTGTCGACACGTTCACCTACGTCGTGACCGATCCTTCCGGTGGCCGCAGCACGGGACGGGTCTCGGTGACCGTGGCCAACGCCGCGCCGATCGCCCGGGCCGACCAGTCCGCCGTGGTCAAGGGCGGCCGCGTCGACATCGACGTGCTCGGCAACGACTCGGACGTCAACCCGGGCCAGCGGCTGACCGTGAAGTCGGCGGGCAAGGCAGCGCACGGCACGACGTCGGTCCTCTCGGACGGCCGCATCCGGTACACCCCGGACGCCGGCTACCTGGGCACGGACAGCTTCGACTACGTCCTTTCCGACGGCGCGGGCGGCACCGCCACCGGCCGCGTCTCGGTGACCGTCACCGACGGCACACCGGTCGCGCTGCCCGACGAGAAAGCGACGCCGTACCAGCGGGCGGTCACGGTGGACGTGCTCGGCAACGACCTGGACCCCGACGGCGACAGGCTGACCGTCACCACGGTCACCCAGCCCGCCGACGGCAAGGTCACCTTCACGGCGACCACGGTCACCTACCGGCCGGCGGACGGTTTCTCCGGCACGGCCGCGTTCACCTACACGATCAGCGACGGCAAGGACACCTCGACGTCGACCGTCACGGTGGTCGTCGGCACGCCGCCGGCCGTGCCGGACAAGGCGGCCACGGCCGACCCGGCCACCCCGGTCCTCATCGGCCTCCCGACCGTCGACAAACACCAGCGTCCGGTCACGGTCATCGCGGTCGGCAAACCCAGCCACGGTACGGCCGAACTGGCCGCCGCCGCAGTCACCTACACCCCGGTGCTCGGCTTCGCCGGCATGGACAGCTTCTCGTACTCGGCCGAGGACCCCAACGGGAACCGGGCCACGGGCACGATCAAGGTGACGGTCGCGGGCCCGAACGCCGCACCCGTGGCCCGCAACGACGGTGCCACGGTCAAGGCCGGCGCCTCGGTCGTCGTGTCGGTGCTGGCCGGCGACAAGGACCCGAACGAGGACCCGCTGACGGTGACCAAGGTCGGCAAGCCCCGCCACGGCGCCGCGGTCCTGAACGCGAACGGCACGGTCACCTACGCGCCGTCGGACACCTACGAGGGCGGCACGGACTCGTTCACCTACACGATCTCCGACGGCCGCGGCGGCACGGACACCGCCACAGTCACCATCACGGTCCAGGAGGGCCCCACCCCGGCCACCCAGACCATCATCAAACTCCCCCGAACCGGCGCCGACCTCATGTCGGTAGGCGCCCTCGGCACCACAGCCCTCCTCCTGGGCGCCGCCCTCTACTTCTTCGGCGGCCGCCTACCCTTCCTGGCCACAGCCACCGCCACCGACCGCGGCCCGGGCCGCCACCGCCCAGGCAAACACGCCTGGCACAAGTAG